Genomic DNA from Bacillota bacterium:
GACACCCGCCAAGTCCTCTGGGTGCCGGTTGAGGTGAACGCGGATTTCGTGTCCTATATTGGCTCTCCAATTGCAGCCGAGGCCGACACGCGGCAGTTCCTGTGGGTGCCGGGGACCTGGTTCGGGCCGTACCTGCTGGACCAGGAGCCCATGCGGGTGTACCACGGGCGGGTGGACCTCGTGCCGCGAGCGCGGGAGCATACGGAAGAGGTGGCCGGCCGGCACGGCAGCCTGGACTTCGGCTCGGAGCTCGAGGACCGCCTGGTCGAGCTGGAGATCTTCATCAACACATTCGACCGCGACCTGTGGGCCGGCCTGGTACGCAAAATCGCCGAGTGGTTCCGACCTGACGGGCCGTATCAGGAGCTCGTGCTGCCCAATGATCCCCTACGGTGCCTCATGGCCCGGGGTGCTGGCAAGGTGTCGCTGGAGAGCCTGGCGGCCTGGGGACGGATCGCCGTCCCGCTGCGCTGCAAGCCGTGGGTCTTCAGCCGCATTGAGCAGCAGGTCACCGTGCTCAACGGCCAGCAGGTCCAGGTATGGAACGATGGCATGGCTCCTTGTCCTCTCAGGATCGAGATCAAGGGCCCCGGAGCCAACCCCGCGCTTACAGTCGGCCCCGACGTGCTCACGTGGACCGGAAGCCTTGCCAGCGTGGACACGCTGCTGATCGACACGGAGAGCATGGTAGTCACGTTCAATGGGGCGGATGCGCTGAGCAAGTACTTGGGGCCCTTTCCGTATTTGCCCCCGCGGGCCCACACGAACGTCCAGCTTAGCGGCGCCGAGCGGGCAATCATCAAGTACCGCGAGAGGTGGTACTAGTGGCGGCAATCCCGCCCTACATCGAGATCTACAATGAAGGCGGGGCGCGGGTCGCCGTGCTCTCGCCTCAGGCGGACGGGCTAAAGGACTGCGTGATCGACCGCGAGCTCAATGGCTCGTGCACGCTGAGTTTTTCCCTTCCCGCGACCTGCCCGAAGGCGGCGTACCTGACGGAGCGTTGCCGGATTGTGGCCGAGGGCCGCGAGTTCGTGCTGTTCGACCCGGGCAGCATCACTCAGGTGCGCGAGGGCAAGCGGCTCTGGGTGCAGGTGCAGGCGCAGGAGTCGTGGGTCCTGCTCGGACGGATCTACAAGACCATCCCGGCAGACAACGTGCCGCTTGCCGTGGAGATACTATCGGCCACGGCCGCGCAGGCGCTCAGCGCGCTCCTCGAGGGTACCGGCTGGGCTCTTGGATCGTGCGACGTGGAGGGCGTCCATGATCTGGAACTGGAAAAGGAGCCGGTGCTGACCTGCATTCGCAAGGTGGCGGAAATCTGGGGCGGGTACCTGATATGGGACAGCCTGGAGCACAGGGTAAGCCTGGTCAAGGAGCCCGGCCAGGACCGCGGCTATCAGATCCGCTACGCGAAGAACCTCAAGGGCGTCACACGCACCGTCGACCCGGACGTGATCACCCGGCTGTATCCGTTCGGCGAGAATGACCTGAACATCGCCACTGTCAACAACGGCCAGATCTACCTGGAAGACTTCAGCTACACGCCCGAGATCCGCGAGGGCATCTGGGTCGACCAGTCCATCGACGATCCCGCAGAGCTCAAGGCTCGGGCCCAGGAGGTCCTAGCAAAGGTCTGCCGGCCGCGGGCGAACTACCGGATCGACATGGTGGACCTGCGGACCTTGCCCGAGCATGCCCACGAGACGTTTGACGTGGGAGATTGGGTGCGGGTGATCGACCCTGAGCTTGGCATCGACGCCAAGATGCGGGTGATCCGCCGCAAGTGGTATGTCTTCCAGCCCTGGCGGTGCGAGGTGGAGGTCGGCGACGTCTTGGATAATACACTGGCGCAGCACCTCGCTTCCATGAGGCAAGCTACCGACTTTGTCCGCAAGGTGCTTTTGGCAAACCCGGGCGCCCGCAACCTGGCGAAGGGCTTTATCGACGCCTTCGCCACCGAAATCAACACCCGCCGGGGGAAGCTCGTATGGTCCGGCGACGTCCTGGAGGCCATCGAGGTCGACGCGAGTGGCACCCCGACCGGCAGGCGCGTGCGCATTACCCCTGGCGGCATTGGCATTTCGATCGACGGCGGCCAGACCTATCGCACGGCAATGACGGGCCAGGGCATCCTTGCGGACGTCATTGTCGTGAGCGAGTTCTATGCAATCACCACGGAGGACCAGTACACGAAGCTGACCGGGACCGGCCTCGAGGTTTATGACAGCCAGGGGCGGCTCCGGGTCAAGATTGGCCAGTATCAGCCCGGCAAGTTTGGGGTCGTCGTCTATGGGCCGGATGGAGCTGTCTGGTTCGACTCAGAGTACGGCCTGAGAACACCCGGCCTGCAGGATGGCGCAGTTACGGCTAGCAAGATTGCCGCCAGCGCGGTTACGGCGGACAAGATCGCGGCCGGCGCCATAGACGGCAAGGTGATCACGGGCGCCATTATCCAGACGAGCCAGCAGGCATATCCCAAGCTTATCCTTGATTCCCAAGGGCTTCGTGCTTACAACGCCCAAGGCGCGATAACCGTCGAGATCAAATCTGACGGAAGCGCCAGGTTCAAGGGAACGATTGAGAGCGGATCTACCATCAGTGGCGCCTCCATTATCGGAGGCAGCATTTACGGCACGGATATCAGGTGCTCGAACATCCTTTACGTAGGCGACCCTAAGGCGCCTGACGACAAGCAGATTGTGTTCGGCGGGCCAGGGGTCATCCTTTTCGAGAACGCCACGGACTCCATCAAAATCAGCGCGATGAACGGTATCATCCTGCAGGAAGACGTTTACTTGCAGGGCTTCCTGTTCGACTATGACGACGGCTACATTCAAATTGGCAGCCCGGTTGATTTGTACGGGAACGACATTTATGGCATCGGCTGGCTTTACGCAGCAGTCGGGAAGTTCTCCGGCCGAATCGCAGTTAACGATATCTACGCGTACTCTGGCGATGCGGTCAGAGTCAACGCGAGCTTCTACGTTTACGGGGCAGTAAAGAGCGCAGTAGTAGACACGTCTCGGGGGCCGCAGGCGCTATACGCACGCGAGAGCCCAGAGTCTCGATTCGTTGACGAAGGAATAGCCGAACTGCGCAGTGGATTTGCGCGCGTCGACATTGACCCAGTATTCCTGGAGTGCGTCGAGCCGGAAGGTTGGCTTATCCACCTAACCCCGTATGGGCAAACGAACGGCCTGTACGTCAAAGAGATCGGGAAGGACTACTTCACGGTGGCCGAGTGCGGCGGGGGCCGCAGCAATGTCCGCTTCGCGTGGTCGCTTAGCGCTCCGAGGAAAGGAGTGGGCGCGTTGCGCTGGGAGCCAATTGACACTAAGCGGGAAGCCCCGAAGCGCCTTGTAAAACGCTTGCAGAATGGACAGATCCAACTCAAGGAGGTGACACAAGTTACCCTGACTCCACGGCAAGCACAACAGCGTCTCCGAATGCTCAAGCTGGAGCGCGAACGACTACTAGAGCGACTGGCGGCAATTGATGAAGAGATCGCGGCTCTGGAGGCGGTTAATCCAAGCCAAGCTCCTTCCGCGCCAGCTTGAATTGCGTATAGACCGCCTCCTTGCGGGAGCGGAGATACTGCAAAACCTCGTCGGGAGCCTGGTTCTTCATAGCACTCAGCAGTTCTCTGCGGAGCACCAGCGTTTCCACAAGGTACCGCCGCGCTGTCGTCTCCAGGTCGGATGGGCTCCGGGGCAGACACTTCTCGACAAAGCCTTCGCAGAACCGAATCTCATGGTCGAGCGCCTGTTGAAGTTCTGTGCCTGAAAAGCGGTCCTGGATCGAGTCATCAAGCTTCATGACGCTCTCTAAGCCAACAATGAAGCCTGCCAGGTCCCTAAGCGGTGTGGTTGGCCAACGCGTGGAGATGAGAACGGCGTAGTTGTCGGCGTCCCAGTCCACGCTTGCCCGCAGCGCTTCGCTCACGAACCTCACCGGCACGAACGTCCTGCCTTCTTTGATGAACGCCGGCGGGTCGCACTGGATCTCCTTCCCGTTC
This window encodes:
- a CDS encoding phage tail protein, translated to MAAIPPYIEIYNEGGARVAVLSPQADGLKDCVIDRELNGSCTLSFSLPATCPKAAYLTERCRIVAEGREFVLFDPGSITQVREGKRLWVQVQAQESWVLLGRIYKTIPADNVPLAVEILSATAAQALSALLEGTGWALGSCDVEGVHDLELEKEPVLTCIRKVAEIWGGYLIWDSLEHRVSLVKEPGQDRGYQIRYAKNLKGVTRTVDPDVITRLYPFGENDLNIATVNNGQIYLEDFSYTPEIREGIWVDQSIDDPAELKARAQEVLAKVCRPRANYRIDMVDLRTLPEHAHETFDVGDWVRVIDPELGIDAKMRVIRRKWYVFQPWRCEVEVGDVLDNTLAQHLASMRQATDFVRKVLLANPGARNLAKGFIDAFATEINTRRGKLVWSGDVLEAIEVDASGTPTGRRVRITPGGIGISIDGGQTYRTAMTGQGILADVIVVSEFYAITTEDQYTKLTGTGLEVYDSQGRLRVKIGQYQPGKFGVVVYGPDGAVWFDSEYGLRTPGLQDGAVTASKIAASAVTADKIAAGAIDGKVITGAIIQTSQQAYPKLILDSQGLRAYNAQGAITVEIKSDGSARFKGTIESGSTISGASIIGGSIYGTDIRCSNILYVGDPKAPDDKQIVFGGPGVILFENATDSIKISAMNGIILQEDVYLQGFLFDYDDGYIQIGSPVDLYGNDIYGIGWLYAAVGKFSGRIAVNDIYAYSGDAVRVNASFYVYGAVKSAVVDTSRGPQALYARESPESRFVDEGIAELRSGFARVDIDPVFLECVEPEGWLIHLTPYGQTNGLYVKEIGKDYFTVAECGGGRSNVRFAWSLSAPRKGVGALRWEPIDTKREAPKRLVKRLQNGQIQLKEVTQVTLTPRQAQQRLRMLKLERERLLERLAAIDEEIAALEAVNPSQAPSAPA
- a CDS encoding copper amine oxidase N-terminal domain-containing protein, producing the protein MRPFCLSARSSRAPIRSSWRATSTSRLALIPTPPFRDRDRLPARGILWARNHRTGGTAMRKSLALVGVAVVLSLVLGYALGVSAQERPVRILVNGKEIQCDPPAFIKEGRTFVPVRFVSEALRASVDWDADNYAVLISTRWPTTPLRDLAGFIVGLESVMKLDDSIQDRFSGTELQQALDHEIRFCEGFVEKCLPRSPSDLETTARRYLVETLVLRRELLSAMKNQAPDEVLQYLRSRKEAVYTQFKLARKELGLD